Proteins from a single region of Lasioglossum baleicum chromosome 1, iyLasBale1, whole genome shotgun sequence:
- the Surf6 gene encoding surfeit locus protein 6 produces the protein MQLKMSKPFDKNLVRRLLEQENEFITNIFSKTPFPQSKIDENSKVVTRNVKTMSKAKGFPKTIGKAKRANTFEELHAKLEGLKNVKRLGYKDKNLKKNLKNKIKKISKREERIMQRKMVKTEQNATRGSKIKKEDGEVPKIPRPKPVFNSEGKMVFSKFDFSEIGTKKKPPKNAKDPKKILLQLKQNKEKLKEMEQSGETEKAQEMKEKQAWNAVLAKASGEKVKDDPDLLKRTINRKEQKKKHSTKKWDSRLENVQKGIRERQEKRQENIMKRKKDKKVNKLKKAAKRGRATPGF, from the exons ATGCAGTTGAAGATGTCAAAACCATTTGACAAGAATCTAGTCAGACGATTGTTGGAACAAGAAAACGaatttattacaaatatattttcGAAAACTCCTTTTCCTCAATCAAAAAtag ACGAAAACAGTAAAGTCGTAACACGTAATGTCAAAACCATGTCGAAAG CTAAAGGTTTTCCGAAAACCATCGGAAAAGCAAAAAGAGCGAATACATTTGAGGAATTACACGCGAAACTCGAAGGTTTGAAAAACGTGAAAAGATTGGGGTACAAagataaaaatttgaagaaaaatctaaagaataaaataaaaaaaatttcgaaaagagAAGAGCGCATAATGCAAAGAAAAATGGTGAAAACGGAGCAAAATGCAACCAGAGGGTCTAAAATCAAAAAGGAGGATGGCGAAGTGCCAAAGATTCCCAGGCCTAAGCCTGTATTTAATTCAGAAGGAAAAATGGTGTTTAGCAAGTTTGATTTTTCTGAAATTGGAACTAAAAAGAAACCACCCAAGAATGCAAAGGATCCAAAGAAGATTTTGCTCCAACTAAAACAGAACAAAGAGAAGTTGAAGGAAATGGAGCAGTCGGGTGAAACAGAGAAGGCTCAAGAAATGAAAGAGAAGCAAGCATGGAACGCTGTTTTAGCGAAAGCTAGTGGAGaaaaa GTGAAGGACGATCCTGACTTGTTAAAACGAACGATAAACAGAAAGGAACAAAAAAAGAAGCACAGTACCAAGAAGTGGGATTCGAGGCTAGAGAACGTTCAGAAGGGAATTCGGGAAAGGCAGGAGAAACGGCAAGAGAATATCATGAAGAGGAAAAAGGACAAAAAAGTGAACAAACTCAAAAAGGCTGCTAAAAGGGGACGAGCGACACCTGGATTTTAA
- the LOC143212256 gene encoding uncharacterized protein LOC143212256, translating to MDHEKYYDIRGDSYVIHFPNFNGLSTDEVERMFSVYGPMSVDTKGQYSLCFIRYKNLEDTINCLNGFKNHKSIKILQHKNKTSNSTKKNCTNKKQKTNVPSLFDTKETDREESSNKFQNGKQCHFNDPVDGRDSDHNSSTASISSFAQLLKMKKIIKKRTSSVASSEISDSYSTKMVNSHNEDEIPSLTYNNKKTTVEAQEVIIANIHPDLGVQDILTLFKDYHPICMTFIKQVPDTEIRYCHAYFMSARDALAIEKKFDKYLLREHVLIVLRPQMLIEEAFFM from the coding sequence ATGGATCATGAAAAGTATTACGATATAAGAGGTGATTCATATGTGATACATTTCCCGAATTTTAATGGATTAAGTACAGACGAAGTCGAGAGGATGTTTTCCGTTTATGGGCCTATGTCTGTAGATACTAAGGGTCAATATAGTTTATGTTTCATACGATATAAAAATTTAGAAGACACCATAAATTGCCTGAATGGCTTTAAGAATCATAAGTCTATTAAGATATTACAACATAAAAACAAAACTAGCAACTccacaaaaaaaaattgcacTAACAAAAAACAGAAAACGAACGTACCTAGTCTCTTCGATACTAAAGAGACTGATCGAGAAGAATCCAGCAACAAATTTCAAAATGGCAAGCAATGTCATTTTAATGATCCAGTTGATGGAAGAGACAGTGATCATAACTCTTCTACTGCATCGATTTCAAGTTTCGCACAACTGTTGAAGATGAAAAAGATAATCAAAAAAAGGACCAGCTCTGTGGCCAGCTCTGAAATTTCTGACAGTtattcaacaaaaatggtgaattCTCATAACGAAGATGAAATTCCTTCTTTAAcctataataataaaaagacaACTGTTGAAGCTCAAGAAgtgattatagcaaatattCATCCCGATTTAGGGGTACAGGACATATTAACTCTTTTCAAAGATTATCATCCAATATGCATGACTTTTATAAAGCAAGTACCAGACACTGAAATAAGGTACTGTCATGCTTACTTCATGTCAGCCAGGGATGCATTAgcaattgaaaagaaatttgaCAAGTATCTGTTGCGTGAGCATGTCCTTATTGTTTTAAGACCACAGATGTTAATTGAGGAAGCATTTTTTATGTAA